Proteins encoded by one window of Lolium rigidum isolate FL_2022 unplaced genomic scaffold, APGP_CSIRO_Lrig_0.1 contig_40904_1, whole genome shotgun sequence:
- the LOC124681361 gene encoding ubiquitin-conjugating enzyme E2 2-like translates to MSTPARKRLMRDFKRLQHDPPAGISGAPYDNDIMHWNAVIFGPDDTPWDGGTFKLSMQFAEDYPNKPPVVRFVSRMFHPNIYADGSICLDILQNQWSPIYDVAAILTSIQSLLCDPNPNSPANSEAARMYSENKREYNRKVREIVEHSWTAD, encoded by the exons atgtCGACGCCGGCGAGGAAGCGGCTCATGCGGGACTTCAAGCGCCTGCAGCACGACCCGCCCGCCGGGATCAGCGGCGCGCCCTACGACAACGACATCATGCACTGGAACGCCGTCATCTTCGG GCCGGATGATACGCCGTGGGACGGAG GAACGTTCAAGCTTAGCATGCAGTTTGCAGAAGATTACCCCAACAAGCCACCAGTTGTTCGGTTTGTCTCTAGGATGTTTCACCCAAATA TTTATGCAGATGGGAGCATCTGCTTGGATATTCTACAGAATCAGTGGAGTCCTATATATGATGTTGCTGCTATATTGACTTCTATTCAG TCCCTGCTGTGTGATCCAAATCCCAACTCTCCAGCAAACTCAGAAGCCGCCAGAATGTACAGCGAGAACAAGCGAGAGTACAACCGCAAAGTCCGTGAGATCGTCGAGCACAGCTGGACTGCTGATTAA